One window of Campylobacter sp. RM12651 genomic DNA carries:
- the tatB gene encoding Sec-independent protein translocase protein TatB, producing MSFMEIVIILIVAVLVLGPEKLPGTIVEIAKLLKAVKKQINEAKSSIENEINISELKDEARKYKEEITKANDSIRKKLSFEEFDEIKNTLSDFEKDAQNALNSTIDSVKNTENSNQNSNSTEEKNINTEEKQLSKREQFLKEKSENV from the coding sequence ATGAGTTTTATGGAAATTGTTATTATTTTAATAGTTGCTGTTTTGGTTTTAGGACCTGAAAAACTACCTGGCACTATAGTTGAAATCGCAAAATTATTAAAGGCTGTTAAAAAACAAATTAACGAAGCTAAATCAAGTATAGAAAACGAAATCAATATTAGCGAATTAAAAGATGAAGCTAGAAAATATAAAGAAGAAATCACAAAAGCAAATGATAGTATCAGAAAAAAATTAAGCTTTGAAGAATTTGATGAGATTAAAAATACTTTAAGTGATTTTGAAAAAGACGCACAAAATGCTTTAAATAGCACTATTGATAGTGTAAAAAATACAGAAAACTCAAATCAAAATTCAAATTCTACAGAAGAAAAAAATATAAATACAGAAGAAAAGCAACTTAGCAAAAGAGAACAATTTTTAAAAGAAAAGAGCGAAAATGTTTGA